In Thunnus thynnus chromosome 20, fThuThy2.1, whole genome shotgun sequence, a single window of DNA contains:
- the LOC137172579 gene encoding protocadherin-15-like: MRRSNHSGGGSGGSLDESDRQRLISDFATRAIAAHRQCVANGGVLNNLPKSESNITFLSDENPLTIKNPIYHEDGTLSSPETLGRSQRRRDLLGNFSPSRKGLREAWLRLSSPGGDVGFSGYSGSDSGWGSGGGHSWTLPSRLHRREMYDTLKRQVVMDPVQWELELLKAEFKESKDAGLDSGFDRGLDSDLMGSPSLEPKLTVKEQARQFEQQALQEMRQRQNRDSRGSLSPDILLAVFPDSPQHLRNSPIHNVQTKEGPPSIIVTHSDGGTPPPSHKPTPPVLRRFGANLTGNQNAEDRLQVHLEVIPDPPSTPPPPPPPASPSPPPPPFTAAPPPPPTSPPPHDPISSPPLPPASSHSNHTEKQAPPPPPPPPLPPPPPPLPPPLSPSLLRPSTFVLPSISEAPALRPLSLRPPPPPLPMEPEHPRKELKGILKNIQNIAEIEKSVANMFSQIDQKQIPLKKVMKGRASIDSLDSLDSLDALTVVAAAAAAAGGEGEGEDGGTEGAGGGEGGEDPLTPQIQPNPNMNSIVEELEKRFPSQSTML, from the exons ATGCG CCGGTCAAACCACAGTGGCGGTGGTAGTGGTGGCAGCTTGGATGAAAGCGATCGTCAACGTCTGATCTCAGATTTTGCCACCCGCGCAATCGCTGCCCATCGGCAGTGTGTTGCTAATGGAGGGGTGCTCAACAACCTGCCCAAGTCTGAGTCCAACATCACATTTCTCTCTGATGAAAACCCCCTGACAATCAAAAATCCCATTTACCATGAGGACGGGACTCTGAGTAGTCCAGAGACTCTTGGAAGAagccagagaagaagagaccTTCTTGGGAATTTCTCCCCTTCCAGGAAAGGCCTTCGAGAGGCCTGGCTGAGGCTCAGCTCCCCTGGAGGTGATGTGGGATTCAGTGGATACAGCGGCAGTGACAGTGGATGGGGATCTGGGGGTGGACACAGCTGGACTCTCCCATCAAGATTGCATCGAAGAGAGATGTACGATACCTTAAAACGGCAAGTGGTCATGGATCCTGTGCAATGGGAGCTGGAGCTTCTGAAGGCTGAATTCAAAGAGAGCAAAGATGCCGGTCTGGATTCAGGATTTGACCGTGGGTTGGATTCAGACCTGATGGGGAGCCCAAGCCTTGAACCCAAGCTGACAGTCAAAGAACAAGCCAGACAGTTCGAGCAACAGGCGCTCCAGGAAATGAGACAAAGGCAAAATAGAGATTCACGAGGATCTTTGTCACCCGATATTCTTCTTGCTGTTTTCCCGGATTCTCCTCAGCATCTGAGGAACAGCCCCATCCACAATGTCCAGACTAAAGAGGGTCCCCCAAGTATCATCGTCACCCATAGTGATGGAGGGACCCCTCCACCAAGTCACAAGCCAACTCCTCCGGTGCTACGGCGCTTTGGGGCAAATTTAACAGGAAACCAGAATGCAGAAGACAGACTTCAAGTCCATTTAGAGGTTATACCTGATCCTCCCTcaactccaccaccaccacctccacctgcatCTCCATCACCGCCACCACCGCCCTTTAccgctgctcctcctcctcctccaacttctcctcctcctcatgaccctatctcctctcctcctctccctcctgcaTCATCTCACTCtaatcacacagaaaaacaggcacctcctcctcctcccccacctcctctccctcccccgcctccacctctccctccccctTTGTCGCCCTCACTCCTACGACCATCCACCTTTGTCCTACCGTCAATTTCGGAGGCGCCAGCCCTGCGACCCTTGTCCCTCCGGCCACCTCCACCGCCCCTGCCCATGGAACCTGAACATCCCCGAAAAGAGTTGAAAGGGATCttaaaaaacatccaaaacattGCGGAAATTGAGAAGTCAGTGGCCAACATGTTCAGCCAGATAGATCAGAAACAGATCCCGCTCAAAAAAGTGATGAAGGGCCGGGCCTCCATTGATTCTCTCGATTCTCTTGACTCCTTGGATGCATTAAcagtagtagcagcagcagcagcagccgcaggaggagaaggggagggagaagatggaggtacagaaggagcaggaggaggagaaggaggagaagatcCCTTAACTCCACAGATTCAGCCCAACCCAAACATGAACTCTATCGTGGAAGAGCTTGAGAAACGATTCCCCTCTCAGTCTACAATGCTCTAG